The stretch of DNA AAAAAGAGGTCGGAACCGGATTCGAACCGGTGTAGATGGTTTTGCAGACCACTGCCTAGCCACTCGGCCATCCGACCTGAATTTAGACTGCAAACATAATAAAAAAAGTTATACAAAATAAAATTGCGCTTTATTGCTGACGTCGTTCAACAGTGTACTCGACAGATTTAACAAGTTCATTCATAGGGGGAGAAATTTTAATTACTGTCAACCCCGCAAGTTCTATGTGCGGCCATTTATTGATTATCTTTGTGATAATTCGATCTGCAACATGTTCAATTAGCTTAGATGATTTTGACATCTCCTTTGCAGCTAAATCAGTAAGTGCAACATAGTCAACCGTATCAAATAGCGAATCCGTCTTTTCAGCTTTTGAAAAATTACCTTCAACCCAAATATTTAACTTATACTTTGATCCTATTTTATTCTCTTCATTATAGCAACCGTGATAGCTATACAAAATTAAATCCCGAATTAAAATTTTTCCCACTATACAAT from Flavobacteriales bacterium TMED191 encodes:
- the folB gene encoding dihydroneopterin aldolase, yielding MVGKILIRDLILYSYHGCYNEENKIGSKYKLNIWVEGNFSKAEKTDSLFDTVDYVALTDLAAKEMSKSSKLIEHVADRIITKIINKWPHIELAGLTVIKISPPMNELVKSVEYTVERRQQ